In Niallia sp. FSL W8-0635, one genomic interval encodes:
- the ybaK gene encoding Cys-tRNA(Pro) deacylase has translation MATTKTNAMRILDAEKIPYIVHTYDNKDGKIDGISVAGKIGKEIEMVYKTLVVKDGGAGVYVFVIPVAAELDLKKAAKVVKAKKIEMIAVKDIQKTTGYIRGGCSPIGMKKKYETILDKSVDKLSAIIVSGGKIGTQIEITVERLIQVTDAKVEEVIH, from the coding sequence ATGGCTACTACCAAAACAAATGCAATGCGAATTTTGGACGCCGAAAAGATTCCATACATTGTCCATACATATGATAATAAAGATGGCAAAATCGATGGCATTTCCGTTGCAGGAAAGATAGGAAAAGAAATAGAAATGGTGTACAAAACACTTGTGGTGAAAGATGGGGGAGCGGGTGTCTATGTATTTGTTATTCCTGTTGCAGCAGAGCTTGATTTAAAAAAGGCAGCAAAAGTAGTTAAGGCTAAAAAAATTGAAATGATTGCTGTGAAGGATATTCAAAAAACGACTGGTTATATTCGAGGTGGATGTTCACCAATCGGCATGAAGAAAAAATATGAAACTATTTTAGATAAAAGTGTGGACAAGCTATCAGCCATTATTGTTAGTGGTGGGAAAATTGGTACCCAAATCGAAATAACAGTTGAACGGTTAATCCAAGTTACAGATGCAAAAGTTGAAGAGGTTATTCATTGA
- a CDS encoding class I SAM-dependent methyltransferase — protein MEPTYQDALAYFGVSGAHPGGLTLTKFLLEQEKITKETTLLDGGCGTGQTSAFIKKNYPCSVTSIDYHPTMVKRAKNRFEKENLSIQLVQGSLEKIPFPSNSFDIILVESVLIFTNCKNSLAEIKRVLKPGGVLLLLEMTAERALHAMEQQNMCEVYGIEKVYTEKEWIHLMKEAGFPKIEVKLGHSVFSHMMTGMEPEDEAIDMTVPVNMQLEGKLMDHSYILYTYGNIIGYRVYRASI, from the coding sequence ATGGAACCGACCTATCAAGACGCCCTCGCCTATTTTGGGGTAAGTGGTGCACATCCAGGTGGATTAACGCTAACAAAATTTTTATTAGAGCAGGAAAAAATAACGAAAGAAACAACACTCCTTGATGGTGGCTGTGGTACTGGCCAAACATCTGCCTTTATAAAAAAGAACTATCCTTGTTCTGTAACAAGTATTGATTATCATCCGACTATGGTCAAAAGAGCAAAAAATCGATTTGAAAAAGAGAACCTTTCCATCCAATTAGTGCAAGGAAGTCTAGAAAAAATACCCTTTCCTTCCAACAGCTTCGACATTATTTTAGTAGAATCCGTGCTTATTTTTACTAATTGCAAAAACTCTCTTGCTGAAATCAAAAGAGTGCTAAAACCAGGCGGTGTACTGCTTTTGCTAGAAATGACAGCCGAAAGAGCTCTTCATGCAATGGAACAACAGAATATGTGTGAAGTATATGGAATTGAGAAAGTTTACACAGAAAAGGAATGGATTCATTTAATGAAGGAGGCAGGTTTTCCCAAAATAGAAGTAAAGCTTGGACACTCTGTTTTTTCCCATATGATGACAGGAATGGAACCAGAGGACGAAGCAATTGATATGACCGTTCCTGTAAATATGCAATTAGAAGGTAAGTTAATGGATCATTCCTATATTCTTTATACGTATGGGAATATAATCGGCTATCGTGTATATCGTGCTAGCATTTAA
- a CDS encoding NAD(P)/FAD-dependent oxidoreductase: protein MTRILDCIIIGGGIAGLQAAIQLGRYKHEVLIIDAEDGRSTLCKSYHNILGYPDGVSGDELRSLGRKHAEALGVEFLKSTVTTLKKEEDYFFVQTETDIIRSRKILIATGVMDNIPSFPELYPCLGVSVYLCPDCDGYEVKDKKVIIIGNGNVGANMALTLLYWTKEILYINQGGEALEAKLEKELDANNIPIVTAKIKKVIAEGSQIKGYELEDGKKMEATSSFIAFGGNKVKSDLAVPLGVEIMENNHIIVHPRTKMTNVDGVWAAGDVVAHSEQVTIAMGEGSQAAIWIHKALLKEREK, encoded by the coding sequence ATGACCAGAATACTTGATTGCATTATTATTGGCGGTGGAATTGCTGGATTACAGGCAGCAATTCAATTAGGCAGATACAAGCATGAAGTGCTTATTATCGATGCAGAAGACGGACGCTCTACTTTATGTAAAAGCTATCATAATATATTAGGTTATCCAGATGGAGTAAGTGGTGATGAATTGCGTAGCTTAGGAAGAAAGCATGCAGAAGCCTTAGGAGTCGAGTTTCTAAAAAGCACTGTAACTACTTTAAAAAAAGAGGAGGATTATTTTTTTGTTCAAACAGAAACAGATATTATTCGCTCTCGAAAAATATTGATTGCAACAGGTGTAATGGATAATATTCCTTCCTTTCCTGAATTATATCCTTGTCTGGGAGTTAGTGTCTATTTATGCCCAGATTGTGATGGCTATGAAGTGAAGGATAAGAAAGTAATCATCATTGGAAACGGTAATGTAGGGGCAAATATGGCACTAACTTTATTATATTGGACAAAGGAAATTCTTTATATTAATCAGGGAGGAGAAGCTTTAGAGGCAAAACTAGAAAAGGAGTTGGATGCTAATAACATTCCTATTGTTACAGCAAAAATAAAAAAAGTTATAGCGGAAGGCTCCCAAATCAAAGGATATGAATTAGAGGACGGTAAGAAAATGGAAGCTACATCTAGTTTTATTGCATTTGGCGGTAATAAAGTAAAATCGGACCTTGCAGTACCTTTAGGAGTCGAAATAATGGAAAACAATCATATTATCGTACATCCTCGCACGAAAATGACGAATGTAGATGGTGTTTGGGCAGCAGGGGACGTGGTTGCCCATTCTGAACAGGTTACTATCGCAATGGGAGAAGGCTCACAAGCAGCCATATGGATTCATAAAGCTCTGTTAAAAGAGCGTGAGAAATAA
- a CDS encoding 6-phospho-beta-glucosidase, producing the protein MEKGIKIVTIGGGSSYTPELVEGFIKRYDSLPVRELWLVDIPEGKEKLNIVGNLAKRMVKKAGVPIEIHLTLDRREALKDADFVTTQFRVGLLAARAKDERIPLKYNVIGQETNGPGGLFKGLRTIPVILDIVKDMEELCPNAWLINFTNPAGMVTEAVLRHSKWKRIVGLCNVPISIQMGVAKLLEVESSRVHVDFAGLNHMVFGLNVYLDGKNITQEFLEEMTKHKSDTMKNIAAIDWDPDFIKALGVIPCGYHRYYYKQAEMLQNELEEAAEQGTRAEVVQQLEKELFELYKDENLAIKPPQLEKRGGAYYSDAACSLIDSMYNDRRDIQPVNTINNGAIASIPDESAVEISSIITKDGPKPIAIGDLPVAVRGLVQQIKSFERVSAEAAVTGNYHTALLAMTINPLLPSDKVAKQILDEMLEAHKEHLPQFFKEEVMNS; encoded by the coding sequence ATGGAAAAAGGAATTAAAATTGTTACCATTGGCGGTGGATCGAGCTACACACCTGAATTAGTGGAAGGTTTTATTAAAAGATATGATTCATTACCTGTTCGTGAGCTTTGGTTAGTAGATATTCCAGAGGGGAAAGAAAAGCTTAATATTGTTGGGAATTTGGCAAAAAGAATGGTGAAAAAGGCGGGAGTGCCGATTGAAATTCATCTAACATTAGATCGGAGAGAAGCACTCAAGGATGCTGATTTTGTTACAACTCAATTTCGTGTTGGCTTGTTAGCTGCTCGTGCAAAGGATGAAAGAATTCCACTAAAATATAATGTAATCGGGCAAGAAACCAATGGTCCAGGCGGATTGTTTAAAGGTTTACGAACCATTCCAGTCATTTTGGATATTGTAAAGGATATGGAAGAGCTTTGTCCAAATGCTTGGCTCATTAACTTTACGAACCCAGCAGGAATGGTGACAGAAGCGGTTCTTCGTCATAGTAAATGGAAGAGAATCGTCGGGCTATGTAATGTACCGATTTCTATTCAAATGGGGGTTGCAAAGCTATTAGAGGTAGAATCTAGTCGTGTACATGTAGATTTTGCTGGGTTGAATCACATGGTATTTGGCTTAAATGTATACTTAGACGGAAAGAATATTACACAAGAATTCTTAGAGGAAATGACAAAGCATAAGAGTGATACAATGAAAAATATTGCTGCAATCGATTGGGACCCAGATTTTATTAAAGCATTAGGCGTAATCCCTTGTGGTTACCATCGTTATTATTATAAACAAGCAGAAATGCTTCAAAATGAATTAGAAGAAGCAGCTGAACAAGGTACACGTGCTGAAGTAGTTCAGCAATTAGAAAAAGAGCTATTTGAGCTTTATAAGGATGAGAATTTAGCGATAAAGCCCCCACAATTAGAAAAAAGAGGCGGAGCATACTATAGTGATGCTGCTTGTAGTCTAATTGATTCAATGTATAACGATAGAAGAGATATCCAGCCGGTAAATACGATAAATAATGGGGCAATTGCTAGTATTCCAGATGAATCTGCGGTAGAAATTAGCAGTATCATTACGAAAGATGGACCGAAACCAATTGCAATAGGCGATCTTCCTGTCGCTGTTCGTGGACTAGTTCAACAAATTAAGTCCTTTGAAAGAGTGTCAGCAGAAGCAGCAGTGACCGGTAATTATCATACAGCCTTACTAGCAATGACGATTAACCCATTACTCCCATCTGATAAAGTAGCAAAACAAATTTTGGATGAAATGCTAGAGGCACATAAAGAACACTTACCACAGTTCTTTAAAGAAGAAGTAATGAATTCATAA
- a CDS encoding threonine/serine exporter family protein, with product MNEFLAQAITSFVATCGFGIIFHIPRKLLIQCGFVGMLGWLAYWAIVYFYHNEVLAALSGSFLVAVIGQVFARLYKSPVIIFSVAGIIPLVPGGAAYNAMRHFVENDYYVAVSLAAKVCLISGSIAMGLMFSEVINQLIFRAHARKKEFNKE from the coding sequence ATGAATGAATTTTTAGCACAGGCAATCACTAGCTTTGTCGCAACATGTGGATTTGGCATCATCTTTCACATTCCTCGGAAGTTATTAATCCAGTGCGGATTCGTAGGGATGCTTGGCTGGCTTGCCTATTGGGCAATTGTATATTTTTATCATAATGAGGTATTAGCAGCGTTATCTGGTTCTTTTCTTGTAGCGGTGATAGGTCAAGTGTTTGCCCGATTATACAAATCTCCAGTTATCATTTTTAGTGTCGCTGGAATTATTCCGTTGGTGCCAGGGGGCGCGGCCTATAACGCAATGCGTCATTTTGTGGAGAATGATTATTATGTAGCTGTTAGCCTTGCAGCAAAGGTGTGTTTAATATCTGGTTCCATTGCGATGGGCTTAATGTTTTCAGAAGTTATAAATCAATTAATATTTAGAGCTCATGCTCGGAAGAAGGAGTTTAATAAAGAGTAA
- a CDS encoding threonine/serine exporter family protein — translation MTYISVEKTYDIMEICILAGSIMLQNGAETHRVEDTMTRIAIAYGVTDSDCFVTPTGIILSLEGEEPTKTKLNRIIERTTNLEKVVRVNDISRRISTGTVSMKEAYHLLKDVEDEKCTYSDLFQVMAAAIASGCFLIMFDGVWQDFIPAFLAGGLGFLCSLYFHKALQIKFFAEVSAAFVIGVIAFLAVSTGFGSEVDKIIIGSVMPLVPGLLITNAVRDLMAGHLVSGISKGAEAILTATAIGSGIAVAFLVF, via the coding sequence ATGACATATATATCCGTGGAAAAAACATATGACATTATGGAAATCTGCATATTAGCAGGGAGTATCATGTTACAGAATGGTGCCGAAACTCATCGCGTAGAAGATACGATGACAAGGATTGCAATTGCTTATGGTGTGACAGACTCTGATTGCTTTGTTACCCCAACAGGCATTATTTTATCGCTAGAAGGCGAAGAACCGACAAAGACAAAATTAAATCGTATTATTGAGCGGACGACTAATTTAGAAAAGGTCGTTCGAGTAAATGACATTTCTCGTAGAATAAGTACGGGGACAGTAAGCATGAAGGAAGCATATCATTTATTGAAAGATGTAGAAGATGAAAAATGTACGTATTCTGATTTGTTTCAAGTGATGGCAGCGGCTATTGCAAGTGGCTGTTTTTTAATCATGTTCGATGGTGTTTGGCAAGATTTTATTCCTGCTTTTCTAGCTGGTGGATTGGGTTTCTTATGTTCCTTGTATTTCCACAAAGCTTTGCAAATAAAGTTCTTTGCTGAAGTCTCTGCTGCTTTCGTTATTGGAGTGATAGCTTTTTTAGCTGTTTCGACTGGATTTGGCTCGGAAGTAGATAAGATTATAATCGGGTCTGTGATGCCTCTCGTTCCTGGCTTGCTCATTACAAATGCAGTAAGAGATTTGATGGCTGGACATTTAGTGTCTGGTATCTCCAAAGGAGCCGAGGCAATTTTAACCGCTACAGCAATTGGATCAGGAATCGCTGTTGCATTTTTGGTTTTTTAA